The nucleotide sequence TTGGGTTCAGATAATATTCAAAATCCAGATCAATTTCAGGTTTATCGAACATTCCAAATACAATTATTCGTATCTCAGAATACTTTTTTTTGATCCTGGATAATGCTTTAAGTCCCACAAATGCCCCTTTCGGAACATAAGTATGGTAAAGCATCGATACTGTTAGAGGATATTGGTTCTTTGTCTCAGGTGGATAAAACCTGTCAAGTCTGACTCCATTATTAATTTGAGCTTCTACTTCAACACCAATGTCATTACGTAACAGATTTGTAAGCCAGGAAGAGATTGTGATCAAATTTAAAGGTAATCGAAAGGAGGCATCAACTAACCTTTTGTCATCCCAGATTTCGTAACCTTGAATGAAATAAAACTTTGCACCTTTACTTCTGTTCAATTTATATACATCGTAAGCAGTGGGCCATGATGTGGCCATACAGATATCAGCATTTCTGATAAAGAGATTACTTATAACTGGAACAGGGAAAATTTTGACACTGTTTTTGTGCCATTCAATTTGTCGTGGCTTTTTTATCAGGTTGTAACCTAAAATTTTGAAGAAAAGTAATAGTCGTCTGGGAAAACTGCTTGTAGCTGGAAGTATGTTCTTCCAATAAGGTATAAAAGGGAAATATACTTTCACATCGTGTCCAAATTCAGTGAGCTTTAAATAATATTCAAGGACAGCTAAGATTCCACCAGATTTGTTATGGAATGGAATTATAAAGTTAATTTTAAGTTTGTTGTTTTCCATTAATCCGCAGGAAGAGATATTGCAGAGATAGTTCACTTCTTAAAAAAATAATCTATTTATCTGATATGAGCCAGAATTGCCGATTAAAAATCTGATACTGCCTAAAATTTAGGTTATTTTTTAGAATCTTAGTATTTTATTCAAGAGTAACTTGATTTCATAGATAATTTACCTGAGAAATAGGCTGCCGGGGATAGACTCTGAATTATGAGTTCTGATTGGATTTTGATCGAAGGCAGAGTATATCAAAGAAAATCGCGCATTTTTCAAACCTGCGACCTAAAATCATACCAGGATTGTAATCAATAATGACACCTCTTGTTTCTATAGTAATACTTAACTGGAACGGGAAAGAACATATCGATGAGTGCCTTTCAAGTGTTTTAGCTTCAAATTATCCCAATTTTGAAGTCATAGTGGTTGATAATGCTTCAACAGACGGATCTGTAGACATTATTAAACAAAAAAAAAGAGTAATCCTGATACAAAATAAGTGTAATACAGGATTTGCAGCAGGTAATAATATCGGTTTTTCGGCTGCAAAGGGGAAATACATTGTAACACTGAATAATGATACCTGTGTAGCTTCAGACTGGTTGAACGAGCCGGTGAGAAGGTTTGAAAATGATGAAAAAACAGGGATTATAAGCTGCCGTCAGATGGATTATTATAAAAGAGATATAATTAACGGGCTTTATCATTATCCTGATG is from Fibrobacter sp. and encodes:
- a CDS encoding glycosyltransferase family 4 protein, which produces MENNKLKINFIIPFHNKSGGILAVLEYYLKLTEFGHDVKVYFPFIPYWKNILPATSSFPRRLLLFFKILGYNLIKKPRQIEWHKNSVKIFPVPVISNLFIRNADICMATSWPTAYDVYKLNRSKGAKFYFIQGYEIWDDKRLVDASFRLPLNLITISSWLTNLLRNDIGVEVEAQINNGVRLDRFYPPETKNQYPLTVSMLYHTYVPKGAFVGLKALSRIKKKYSEIRIIVFGMFDKPEIDLDFEYYLNPSYYQLLNIYQSSHIFLFPSQCEGWGMTPLEAMACKCAVVGTKIGSIESIYNGDNVELIIPGDVDSAFCGIESLILNRDKLNQIAEEGFKSVQEYTWDKSAVELEKAFINAMSHQKKNLQ